A single genomic interval of Bacillus oleivorans harbors:
- a CDS encoding winged helix-turn-helix transcriptional regulator: protein MNICPYLEFSMQILGKKWNGLILHYLSLCPNREAHFSEIKRDLTDITPRALSLKLSELIKHGLIEKNVQSASQVNISYQLTEKGQTLTAALAPLQAWAKQFKD, encoded by the coding sequence ATGAATATTTGTCCATACTTAGAATTCTCGATGCAAATATTAGGCAAGAAGTGGAACGGGTTAATTCTTCATTATTTGTCTCTTTGTCCAAACCGGGAGGCACATTTTTCAGAAATAAAAAGAGATTTAACAGACATAACTCCAAGAGCACTTTCATTAAAACTCTCTGAATTAATCAAGCATGGATTAATTGAAAAAAATGTCCAATCCGCTTCTCAGGTAAATATTTCGTATCAATTAACGGAAAAAGGTCAAACCTTAACCGCAGCACTTGCCCCGCTTCAGGCATGGGCCAAGCAATTTAAGGATTAA